From a region of the Phragmitibacter flavus genome:
- a CDS encoding L,D-transpeptidase produces MMNSRSLITLLHLPLLGAGLVLSSCTVATKKGPEASYSTSFDPPLTPPKNRSNLKLKLSTGAQRVYLVEGDKVLLATPCSVGTAKTPTPHGRYTIYLKTKNRRRISQPGAGYPMTYWMEFKSAYGMHWGFVKPFPCTHGCVRLPIKSAKKIFETIPTGTPIHIASSHPEDATIGKTLPVLNDGPMPDPPWSYMTSAQIFKDADMGKFYTY; encoded by the coding sequence ATGATGAACTCCCGTTCTTTGATTACCCTCCTGCACCTGCCCCTTCTGGGGGCCGGGCTAGTCCTCTCAAGTTGCACGGTTGCCACAAAAAAAGGCCCGGAAGCCAGTTATTCGACCTCCTTTGACCCGCCGCTGACTCCGCCGAAGAACCGCTCAAATCTCAAGCTGAAACTCAGCACCGGTGCCCAGCGCGTTTATCTGGTCGAGGGAGACAAAGTGTTGCTGGCAACCCCTTGTTCCGTGGGAACCGCCAAGACGCCGACCCCACACGGACGTTACACGATCTACCTGAAAACCAAGAATCGTCGTCGCATCAGCCAGCCAGGTGCCGGATATCCGATGACCTATTGGATGGAGTTCAAATCCGCGTATGGCATGCACTGGGGTTTTGTGAAACCATTCCCCTGCACCCACGGTTGTGTGCGTCTGCCGATCAAGTCGGCGAAGAAAATCTTCGAAACCATCCCTACTGGCACGCCGATCCACATTGCCTCGTCGCATCCTGAAGATGCCACCATTGGCAAGACGCTTCCCGTGTTGAATGATGGACCGATGCCTGATCCACCATGGTCCTACATGACCAGCGCCCAAATCTTCAAGGATGCGGACATGGGCAAGTTTTACACGTATTAA
- a CDS encoding sialidase family protein yields the protein MRFFIFTLLTLTVLGRPAPAVAEPLLEKINLFTAGDHGHQLYHIPGVVVTAKGTVLAWCEARKRPAGVSDWDDIRILLRRSTDDGKTWSEAKSIADVPGPKTKNPLSLRMRDVDPKDVTYNNPVLIADKDGTVHMLFCLEYQRVFYQRSDDDGLTWNAPTEISETFEAFKTHYDWKVLATGPNHTIQLKKTGRLVVPVWLSTGTGGNAHRPSVTTTIYSDDQGKTWKAGEIAVPNTEEWINPNETVAVELADGRVMLNVRNESKTHRRLITTSADGATGWSTPKFDDALLEPICMGGIVRYEHAGKSLILFSNPHNLARADGKEVPGKNRDRKNLSIKASADEGQTWMLNKSLELGPSMYSDLAVTPNGTILCFYGRSGNIKGENTFAGGHLTIARFNLEWLQAE from the coding sequence ATGCGCTTCTTCATCTTCACCCTGTTAACTTTGACGGTTCTTGGCCGCCCTGCCCCTGCTGTGGCTGAACCCCTGCTGGAGAAAATCAATCTCTTCACCGCTGGCGACCACGGCCACCAATTGTATCACATCCCCGGCGTGGTGGTCACCGCCAAAGGCACCGTGCTGGCCTGGTGCGAAGCACGCAAAAGACCTGCAGGCGTCAGCGACTGGGATGACATCCGCATCCTCCTGCGCCGCAGCACCGATGATGGCAAAACCTGGAGCGAAGCAAAAAGCATCGCTGACGTGCCCGGTCCGAAAACCAAAAACCCGCTCTCTTTGCGCATGAGGGACGTCGATCCCAAAGATGTGACCTACAACAATCCGGTCCTCATCGCCGACAAGGACGGCACGGTCCACATGCTGTTCTGCCTCGAATACCAGCGAGTTTTCTACCAGCGCAGCGATGATGACGGTCTCACCTGGAATGCTCCCACGGAAATCTCTGAAACGTTCGAAGCCTTCAAGACCCACTACGACTGGAAAGTTCTCGCCACTGGTCCCAACCACACTATCCAGCTTAAAAAAACCGGGCGTCTGGTGGTTCCTGTATGGCTTTCCACCGGCACCGGCGGCAACGCCCATCGTCCCAGCGTCACCACCACCATCTACAGCGATGACCAGGGCAAAACCTGGAAGGCCGGTGAGATCGCCGTCCCTAACACTGAAGAATGGATCAATCCCAATGAAACCGTCGCCGTTGAACTCGCGGATGGTCGCGTAATGTTGAACGTGCGCAACGAATCCAAAACCCACCGCCGACTGATCACCACCAGCGCCGATGGGGCCACCGGTTGGAGCACGCCGAAATTCGACGATGCCCTGCTCGAACCCATCTGCATGGGCGGCATCGTCCGCTATGAGCACGCAGGAAAGAGTCTCATCCTATTCTCCAATCCCCACAATCTTGCCCGCGCCGATGGCAAAGAAGTCCCTGGCAAAAATCGCGACCGCAAAAACCTCAGCATCAAAGCCAGCGCAGATGAAGGCCAAACCTGGATGCTGAACAAATCCCTCGAGCTCGGTCCCAGCATGTATAGCGACCTGGCTGTGACACCAAACGGCACCATCCTCTGCTTTTATGGCCGCAGCGGAAACATCAAGGGCGAGAATACTTTCGCCGGAGGCCATCTCACCATCGCCCGCTTTAACCTCGAGTGGTTGCAGGCCGAGTAA
- a CDS encoding RraA family protein gives MDSKAILSHADLLQLKRWNTPTIYNGWEQITQRDLCADAFNLEPTHDFMPQMGPMVGYAITVVIEPSNPAHRQVNANAWSEYREFVASISGPTIVIVQDLDKPRTIGAFWGEVNSNIHRALGCVGTITDGAIRDVDEMTNAGFKALARRLCVGHAAVHPVRWNVEVEVFGRRVNPCDLIHADKHGFMVIPPAEQAGLLEAARFMDANECQTVIAAARNISGLSTKEILANINAAGKKFGEAAHAQFHRDGEW, from the coding sequence ATGGACTCCAAGGCCATTCTTTCACACGCCGATCTGTTGCAGCTCAAACGCTGGAACACCCCGACCATTTACAACGGCTGGGAGCAGATCACTCAACGCGACCTCTGCGCCGATGCCTTCAACCTCGAACCCACCCATGACTTCATGCCACAGATGGGGCCGATGGTCGGTTATGCGATCACGGTGGTCATCGAACCTTCCAATCCAGCTCACCGGCAGGTAAACGCCAATGCCTGGAGCGAATATCGCGAATTCGTGGCTTCCATTTCTGGACCCACGATCGTCATCGTTCAGGACCTCGACAAACCTCGCACCATCGGTGCTTTCTGGGGCGAGGTGAATAGCAACATTCATCGTGCCCTCGGCTGCGTTGGCACCATAACCGACGGAGCCATCCGCGATGTGGATGAAATGACCAATGCCGGGTTCAAAGCTCTCGCGCGCCGGCTTTGCGTCGGTCATGCCGCCGTGCATCCCGTTCGCTGGAATGTCGAGGTGGAGGTTTTCGGGAGAAGGGTCAACCCATGCGATCTCATCCACGCGGACAAACATGGATTCATGGTCATCCCACCTGCCGAGCAAGCCGGTTTGTTGGAGGCAGCCCGCTTCATGGATGCCAACGAATGCCAAACCGTGATCGCCGCAGCGCGCAACATCTCGGGGCTCAGCACCAAAGAGATCCTCGCCAACATCAACGCCGCCGGGAAAAAATTTGGCGAAGCCGCACATGCCCAGTTCCACCGCGACGGCGAATGGTGA
- a CDS encoding FAD-dependent oxidoreductase has product MKSLLASLFLSCTAAFAASIDADLCVYGGTSGGGSAAVQAARMGKSVVLIEPGKHLGGMTAGGLSAVDIGDPRSVGGFAREYFTQLAATTGVTLAWDKPFQSKAGGPATGGAYAIEPHQAEKLFIKMAAEAGVRVHFDARLTSVTKDGPRITSITTEDGDVFTAKMFIDATYEGDQMAKAGVSYTLMREGNAKYGERYNGIYYEAKYQPRTGHLQPGPNGRVKGGQGVWDRDFPLDPYVIKGDPNSGLLPLIQEGDPGVVGNPAPGVQAYCFRLCLSSHPDNQLPITPPPNYNAARYEIVVRFIEACLANGDDMDLRWFSKYDALPNDKWDFNTATFGGNLPGASHEWPEASYARRVEIAKEHEYYHRGLLHFLATDPRVPQKVRDEMRRFGLPKDEFIDNGGWPHQIYVREARRMVSDFVLTEHHTFGREIAPKSIGLGSYGTDTHEIRRIVKDGVVTREGKSGSGRGGFSPYQIGYDAIVPKAAECENLLVTFALSASHTAFSSLRMEPVFMVTSQSAATAAVLAMEEHLSVQKLDYSKLKARLLADGQVLQFP; this is encoded by the coding sequence ATGAAATCTTTACTCGCAAGTCTCTTCCTTTCCTGCACCGCCGCTTTCGCCGCTTCGATTGACGCCGACCTCTGTGTCTACGGCGGCACCAGCGGCGGGGGGTCCGCAGCCGTTCAAGCCGCCCGCATGGGCAAATCCGTCGTGCTGATCGAACCCGGCAAACACCTTGGCGGCATGACCGCCGGTGGACTCAGTGCCGTGGACATCGGCGACCCACGTTCTGTTGGAGGTTTTGCCCGCGAGTATTTCACCCAACTGGCCGCCACCACCGGCGTCACCCTCGCCTGGGACAAACCCTTTCAATCCAAAGCTGGAGGACCTGCCACCGGCGGCGCTTATGCCATCGAGCCCCATCAAGCAGAGAAGTTGTTCATCAAGATGGCGGCGGAAGCAGGTGTCCGGGTCCATTTTGATGCGCGACTAACTTCCGTCACCAAGGACGGTCCTCGCATCACAAGCATCACCACCGAAGACGGCGATGTCTTCACCGCCAAGATGTTTATTGATGCCACTTATGAAGGCGATCAGATGGCCAAAGCAGGCGTCAGTTACACCCTCATGCGCGAAGGCAACGCCAAATATGGCGAACGTTACAACGGCATTTATTACGAAGCCAAATACCAACCGCGCACCGGTCATCTCCAGCCTGGGCCCAATGGCAGGGTGAAAGGTGGTCAGGGTGTTTGGGATCGCGACTTTCCCCTCGATCCCTATGTTATCAAGGGCGATCCAAACAGCGGGTTGCTGCCACTTATTCAGGAAGGTGATCCCGGCGTCGTTGGTAATCCGGCTCCCGGTGTGCAAGCCTATTGTTTCCGGCTTTGTTTGAGCAGCCATCCCGACAACCAACTCCCCATCACTCCCCCACCCAACTACAACGCCGCACGGTATGAGATCGTCGTGCGCTTCATCGAAGCCTGTCTGGCCAATGGCGATGACATGGACCTGCGCTGGTTTTCCAAATACGACGCTTTGCCTAACGACAAATGGGATTTCAACACCGCGACCTTCGGCGGCAACCTTCCTGGCGCCAGTCACGAATGGCCGGAGGCCAGTTATGCCCGGCGTGTCGAGATCGCCAAGGAACATGAATACTATCATCGCGGACTGCTGCATTTTCTCGCCACCGATCCGCGCGTCCCACAAAAAGTGCGCGACGAGATGCGCCGCTTCGGATTGCCCAAAGATGAGTTCATCGACAACGGCGGCTGGCCGCATCAAATTTATGTGCGTGAAGCGCGCCGCATGGTCAGCGATTTCGTGCTGACCGAACATCACACCTTTGGTCGAGAGATCGCCCCAAAATCTATCGGCCTCGGCAGTTATGGCACCGACACCCATGAAATCCGCCGCATCGTCAAAGACGGTGTCGTCACCCGCGAAGGCAAATCCGGCAGTGGTCGTGGCGGGTTTAGCCCTTATCAAATTGGCTATGACGCCATCGTCCCCAAAGCAGCCGAATGCGAAAACCTATTGGTGACATTTGCCCTGTCGGCCAGCCACACCGCCTTCAGCAGCCTCCGCATGGAACCCGTCTTTATGGTCACCAGCCAATCCGCCGCCACCGCTGCGGTGCTGGCAATGGAAGAACATCTTTCCGTGCAAAAGCTGGACTATTCGAAACTCAAAGCAAGGCTGCTGGCCGACGGTCAGGTTTTGCAGTTTCCGTGA
- a CDS encoding NAD(P)H-dependent flavin oxidoreductase, with product MKSNLTARLGLVLPIIQGPFGGGLSTVKLAATVTNAGGMGSYGAHLLEPEEIIQVTNAIRKETDGSFVMNLWVDSEDKRSKEADATAFEREVSKLEPIYRRNHVAPPVFAGCHSVDFERQAEAILQARPPVFSFVFGIPSQEILNQCRKLGIITMGAATTLDEALAIENAGVDILLATGFEAGGHRPSFLRSADDSLHGTLALVRQIVESVEIPVVAAGGIADAKGVAAALSLGASAVQVGTAFLACKESGAHPTHKRKLFDPSARHTRLSDRVTGRLARFIVTSTLEELEAGDLTHLGYPIQGELTRPFKTAEDGLFYAGQGAPLLRHHAAAELTRDLASLVTGDCCVGDR from the coding sequence ATGAAATCAAATCTTACTGCCCGCCTTGGTTTGGTGCTACCCATCATCCAAGGCCCCTTCGGCGGCGGCCTTTCCACTGTGAAACTCGCTGCCACCGTCACCAACGCCGGCGGTATGGGTTCCTACGGAGCGCATTTGTTGGAGCCAGAGGAGATCATTCAGGTCACGAATGCCATCCGCAAGGAAACCGACGGCTCATTCGTGATGAACCTGTGGGTTGATAGCGAGGACAAAAGATCCAAGGAAGCCGATGCAACCGCCTTCGAGCGCGAGGTTTCAAAACTGGAGCCAATCTATCGCAGAAATCACGTCGCTCCGCCGGTTTTCGCGGGTTGCCATTCCGTGGATTTTGAACGGCAGGCGGAGGCCATCCTCCAAGCGCGTCCGCCTGTTTTCAGTTTCGTTTTCGGTATTCCCTCGCAGGAAATTCTCAACCAATGCCGGAAGCTTGGCATCATCACCATGGGGGCCGCCACCACGCTCGATGAAGCCCTTGCCATCGAAAACGCCGGTGTGGACATTTTGCTTGCCACCGGATTCGAAGCTGGCGGGCATCGTCCGTCATTTCTTCGATCCGCCGATGATTCGTTGCACGGCACACTGGCACTCGTGCGACAAATCGTTGAATCAGTAGAAATTCCGGTCGTCGCCGCAGGCGGCATCGCCGATGCAAAAGGAGTCGCTGCGGCCTTGTCACTTGGTGCCTCCGCAGTTCAGGTCGGCACCGCATTTCTAGCCTGCAAAGAATCTGGCGCGCACCCCACTCACAAACGAAAGCTTTTTGACCCCTCCGCCCGACATACCCGTTTGAGCGACCGCGTCACGGGGCGGCTGGCGCGTTTTATCGTCACTTCTACCCTCGAAGAATTGGAAGCAGGAGACTTGACCCATCTTGGCTACCCGATTCAGGGCGAACTCACCCGCCCATTCAAGACTGCGGAGGATGGCTTATTCTACGCAGGGCAAGGAGCTCCATTGCTGCGTCATCACGCCGCCGCAGAACTCACTCGCGACCTCGCGTCTCTCGTCACCGGTGACTGTTGCGTGGGGGACCGTTGA
- a CDS encoding nitroreductase family protein, which yields MPATETIEPRRSVKHFDPAHQLSEEEIARLIALAKLAPSSFNMQNYRFVLVRDPELRKKIRAVAWDQSQVTDASLLIILCADLNAHLKNPQRYWAHAPQEVQDILVPALTPFYDGKPLLIRDEAMRSTGFAGMTLMLAARDMGYDSCPMIGFDAEAVSKLIRLPEGHALSFILAIGKQTKPVWPRGERLSDSEVVIRDRFTS from the coding sequence ATGCCCGCAACCGAAACCATCGAACCCCGCCGCTCCGTCAAACATTTCGACCCGGCGCACCAACTATCGGAAGAGGAGATCGCCCGCCTCATCGCGCTGGCCAAACTCGCCCCTTCCTCTTTCAACATGCAGAATTATCGTTTCGTTCTGGTGCGCGATCCGGAACTCCGCAAAAAAATCCGCGCCGTTGCATGGGATCAATCGCAGGTGACCGATGCCTCACTGCTCATCATCCTGTGCGCCGATCTCAACGCTCACTTGAAGAACCCGCAGCGCTATTGGGCGCACGCCCCGCAGGAGGTGCAGGACATTCTGGTTCCCGCCCTTACTCCCTTTTACGATGGAAAACCTCTCCTCATCCGCGACGAGGCCATGCGCTCGACCGGTTTCGCTGGCATGACTCTGATGCTCGCCGCACGCGACATGGGATACGATTCCTGCCCGATGATTGGCTTTGATGCGGAGGCGGTGTCGAAACTGATCCGCCTTCCCGAAGGCCACGCACTGAGTTTCATCCTGGCCATCGGCAAACAAACAAAACCCGTATGGCCGCGCGGGGAACGTCTTTCAGACAGCGAAGTCGTCATCCGAGACCGATTCACCTCATGA
- a CDS encoding winged helix-turn-helix transcriptional regulator translates to MVPLRKNKVVPPPDACPLRECLGIIGGAWTPGIIWYLGHSSRTFSELKGDLKGVTAKVLSARLKKLAHDGVVLRTVKPTSPPTVEYSLTDLGCELKPAIAAIVAVGHRLKQRRIDG, encoded by the coding sequence ATGGTGCCGCTCCGAAAAAACAAGGTTGTTCCGCCCCCTGATGCCTGCCCACTACGCGAGTGCCTCGGCATTATCGGAGGTGCTTGGACCCCCGGCATCATTTGGTATCTCGGGCATTCTTCCAGAACCTTCAGCGAGCTGAAGGGCGACCTCAAAGGGGTCACCGCGAAAGTGCTTTCCGCACGGTTGAAGAAGCTCGCGCATGATGGCGTGGTTCTTCGGACGGTAAAACCCACTTCACCACCGACCGTTGAATATTCGCTGACCGACTTGGGTTGCGAACTAAAGCCAGCTATTGCGGCAATTGTTGCGGTTGGGCATCGACTGAAGCAACGGCGAATCGATGGATGA
- a CDS encoding DUF6928 family protein, which produces MIAYVDSGTKLVDVFSASPQLDREASSKLAMELFPGMKLVPDADGYLSYTCPPRKQVFAGCYPGVSVVAASQLGIDYPSKLPATYLSAARGRDIYFLAMHSVVDWFAFAIWSSGKLTRSLSLSPDSKVLEDIGEHLPFEAPYWSGQRKVDSDDDEPYPLPFRPLELGEVALFHFFGYSLEGGPGNDLPDEPRFDADSIVLAGFRGSKPWWKIW; this is translated from the coding sequence ATGATTGCATATGTCGATAGTGGCACGAAGCTCGTTGATGTGTTTTCCGCGAGCCCTCAGCTTGACCGTGAGGCATCCAGCAAGCTGGCGATGGAGCTTTTCCCAGGCATGAAGCTGGTTCCTGACGCCGATGGATATCTGTCTTACACTTGCCCTCCACGTAAGCAGGTCTTTGCCGGTTGCTATCCCGGCGTTTCCGTTGTTGCGGCTTCCCAGCTAGGAATCGACTATCCATCGAAGTTGCCTGCGACTTATTTATCTGCGGCCAGAGGACGAGACATTTATTTCCTCGCCATGCACAGCGTTGTCGATTGGTTCGCATTCGCTATCTGGTCGAGCGGCAAGCTCACCAGATCACTCAGCCTCTCGCCTGACTCGAAGGTTTTGGAGGACATTGGCGAGCATCTTCCCTTCGAGGCACCTTACTGGTCAGGGCAGCGGAAGGTCGATTCAGATGATGACGAGCCGTATCCTTTACCATTTCGCCCGCTGGAGCTGGGAGAGGTAGCCCTTTTCCATTTTTTTGGATACTCTCTTGAGGGTGGCCCAGGCAACGACCTACCGGATGAGCCGAGATTTGATGCTGATTCCATTGTTTTGGCAGGCTTTCGAGGGAGCAAACCATGGTGGAAGATATGGTGA
- a CDS encoding RDD family protein, with protein MKTETYNYMGFWSRFGATVIDTILLCLATYPLLILIYGWEYFDLNQTRFIAGPADFFITWIVPLVAILAFWMQKQATPGKMVIHAKIVDAKTGEKPILKQWIIRYIGYFVGAIPLGLGYFWVAFDARKQGWHDKMAGTIVVHTRDDRQAEHDGGQNGFQL; from the coding sequence GGCTTCTGGAGTCGTTTTGGCGCGACCGTCATCGACACCATTTTGCTGTGCCTCGCTACCTATCCACTCTTGATTCTGATCTACGGGTGGGAATACTTCGATCTGAACCAAACACGGTTTATTGCCGGACCAGCGGATTTTTTCATTACGTGGATCGTCCCGCTTGTCGCAATTCTAGCGTTCTGGATGCAGAAGCAGGCCACTCCCGGAAAGATGGTTATTCATGCAAAAATCGTTGATGCGAAAACCGGAGAGAAGCCCATCCTGAAGCAGTGGATTATCAGATATATTGGCTACTTTGTGGGAGCAATCCCTCTTGGATTGGGCTATTTTTGGGTTGCGTTTGATGCCCGAAAGCAGGGATGGCATGACAAGATGGCAGGAACGATTGTCGTTCACACCAGGGACGACCGACAAGCCGAACATGACGGCGGACAAAACGGCTTCCAGCTGTGA